The proteins below are encoded in one region of Apium graveolens cultivar Ventura chromosome 4, ASM990537v1, whole genome shotgun sequence:
- the LOC141720142 gene encoding protein NRT1/ PTR FAMILY 5.10-like, producing MMNTFHFVMATTTHTTPLLADIVNGVVDYKNRPVYRSKSGGWRSASLLIGVGIAESLAYFGISMNLITFLTGPLDQSTVTAAANVNAWYGAASLLPLLGAFVADSFLGRYRTVIISSLIYILGLGLLTLSAVFTSLDSTDSPPKLQIMLFFFSLYLVALAQGGHKPCVHAFGADQFDAHHPEECQSKSSFFNWWFFCVSSATTVSLVVLIYIQDNLGWVLGFGIPCISMGISLILYLLGTKTFRYSISDNQKSPFTRIGRVFVKAIKNWRITFSQEIFDEEVPGTSHHQSFQQFKFLNKALLCPDGSNNDANICSMNDVEEAKAVLRLVPIWASCLVCSAVFSQLRTFFTKQGVTMNRTIGSDFEIPPAAFLIFGALPIIIIIPIYDRILVPCARAITERHSGITMLQRIGVGIGFSIISMVIAALVEMKRLQTARDYGLVDKPEVTIPMDIWWLIPQYVLCGTADVFTMIGLQEFFYDQVPSELKSIGLALNISIFGIGSFLSSFLIWVIEETTRCSGQEAWFPDNLNKGHLDYFYWMLGGLSSVSAIFYLHFARTYVYRRKHTF from the exons ATGATGAATACATTTCATTTTGTCATGGCCACCACCACACACACTACACCTCTTCTAGCAGACATCGTTAACGGCGTTGTTGACTACAAAAATCGACCAGTTTATCGATCTAAATCCGGTGGATGGAGATCTGCTTCACTTCTCATAG GAGTTGGAATTGCTGAGAGTTTGGCATATTTCGGAATAAGTATGAATCTAATTACATTTCTTACCGGTCCGTTGGATCAGTCCACAGTCACTGCCGCAGCTAATGTTAACGCTTGGTACGGAGCCGCGTCGCTTCTTCCGCTTCTAGGTGCTTTTGTTGCTGATTCCTTTTTGGGACGATACCGCACTGTTATTATTTCTTCACTCATTTACATTCTG GGGCTTGGACTGTTGACACTTTCAGCTGTTTTTACTTCTTTGGATTCTACAGACTCTCCTCCAAAGCTCCAAATTATGTTGTTTTTCTTCTCCCTATATCTAGTAGCACTAGCACAAGGAGGACACAAACCTTGTGTTCATGCTTTTGGTGCTGACCAATTTGATGCTCATCATCCAGAGGAGTGCCAATCTAAGAGCTCATTCTTTAATTGGTGGTTCTTTTGCGTTTCTTCTGCTACTACTGTGAGTCTTGTAGTTCTAATATATATACAGGACAACCTCGGTTGGGTGCTCGGGTTTGGAATTCCTTGTATTTCTATGGGAATTTCTCTAATCCTGTACTTGCTTGGAACAAAAACCTTTAGATATAGCATCAGTGACAATCAGAAAAGCCCTTTCACTAGAATTGGTCGAGTATTTGTCAAAGCAATTAAGAATTGGAGAATCACCTTTTCACAAGAAATCTTTGACGAGGAAGTTCCGGGAACTTCACATCATCAGAGTTTTCAACAATTTAA gtttcTTAATAAAGCTTTGCTCTGTCCTGATGGTTCAAATAATGATGCAAATATCTGTAGCATGAATGATGTTGAAGAGGCAAAAGCAGTTCTGAGGCTGGTTCCTATATGGGCTTCCTGTTTAGTATGTTCTGCTGTGTTTTCACAGTTACGAACTTTCTTCACTAAGCAAGGAGTGACTATGAACAGAACTATCGGATCAGATTTTGAGATCCCGCCTGCTGCCTTCCTAATTTTTGGTGCACTTCCCATCATAATCATTATTCCCATCTATGACCGTATTCTTGTTCCTTGTGCTCGAGCTATAACCGAGAGACATTCTGGAATAACAATGCTTCAAAGAATTGGAGTTGGTATAGGTTTCTCCATCATTTCTATGGTTATTGCAGCTCTGGTGGAGATGAAAAGACTCCAAACTGCTCGCGACTATGGGCTGGTTGATAAACCTGAAGTTACAATTCCAATGGACATCTGGTGGCTAATCCCACAGTATGTTTTATGTGGTACTGCTGATGTGTTCACAATGATTGGTCTGCAAGAATTTTTTTATGATCAGGTTCCAAGTGAACTGAAAAGTATAGGTCTTGCTCTTAATATCAGTATATTTGGTATTGGGAGTTTCCTTAGCAGCTTTCTGATATGGGTTATTGAGGAAACAACTAGGTGTAGCGGTCAAGAAGCTTGGTTTCCTGACAACTTAAATAAAGGTCATCTGGATTACTTCTATTGGATGCTGGGGGGCCTTAGTTCGGTGTCTGCTATTTTCTACTTGCATTTTGCAAGAACTTATGTTTATAGACGCAAACATACTTTCTGA